A region of Arabidopsis thaliana chromosome 5, partial sequence DNA encodes the following proteins:
- a CDS encoding Leucine-rich repeat protein kinase family protein (Leucine-rich repeat protein kinase family protein; FUNCTIONS IN: kinase activity; INVOLVED IN: protein amino acid phosphorylation; LOCATED IN: plasma membrane, vacuole; EXPRESSED IN: 24 plant structures; EXPRESSED DURING: 13 growth stages; CONTAINS InterPro DOMAIN/s: Protein kinase, ATP binding site (InterPro:IPR017441), Protein kinase, catalytic domain (InterPro:IPR000719), Leucine-rich repeat-containing N-terminal domain, type 2 (InterPro:IPR013210), Leucine-rich repeat (InterPro:IPR001611), Serine/threonine-protein kinase-like domain (InterPro:IPR017442), Protein kinase-like domain (InterPro:IPR011009), Serine/threonine-protein kinase, active site (InterPro:IPR008271); BEST Arabidopsis thaliana protein match is: Leucine-rich repeat protein kinase family protein (TAIR:AT5G49770.1); Has 176974 Blast hits to 136078 proteins in 4850 species: Archae - 147; Bacteria - 18062; Metazoa - 52743; Fungi - 11116; Plants - 72814; Viruses - 462; Other Eukaryotes - 21630 (source: NCBI BLink).), with the protein MSSRTGASLLLILFFFQICSVSALTNGLDASALNALKSEWTTPPDGWEGSDPCGTNWVGITCQNDRVVSISLGNLDLEGKLPADISFLSELRILDLSYNPKLSGPLPPNIGNLGKLRNLILVGCSFSGQIPESIGTLKELIYLSLNLNKFSGTIPPSIGLLSKLYWFDIADNQIEGELPVSNGTSAPGLDMLLQTKHFHFGKNKLSGNIPKELFSSNMSLIHVLFDGNQFTGEIPETLSLVKTLTVLRLDRNKLIGDIPSYLNNLTNLNELYLANNRFTGTLPNLTSLTSLYTLDVSNNTLDFSPIPSWISSLPSLSTLRMEGIQLNGPIPISFFSPPQLQTVILKRNSIVESLDFGTDVSSQLEFVDLQYNEITDYKPSANKVLQVILANNPVCLEAGNGPSYCSAIQHNTSFSTLPTNCSPCEPGMEASPTCRCAYPFMGTLYFRSPSFSGLFNSTNFSILQKAIADFFKKFNYPVDSVGVRNIRENPTDHQLLIDLLVFPLGRESFNQTGMSLVGFAFSNQTYKPPPIFGPYIFKADLYKQFSDVEVSSKSSNKSILIGAVVGVVVLLLLLTIAGIYALRQKKRAERATGQNNPFAKWDTSKSSIDAPQLMGAKAFTFEELKKCTDNFSEANDVGGGGYGKVYRGILPNGQLIAIKRAQQGSLQGGLEFKTEIELLSRVHHKNVVRLLGFCFDRNEQMLVYEYISNGSLKDSLSGKSGIRLDWTRRLKIALGSGKGLAYLHELADPPIIHRDIKSNNILLDENLTAKVADFGLSKLVGDPEKTHVTTQVKGTMGYLDPEYYMTNQLTEKSDVYGFGVVLLELLTGRSPIERGKYVVREVKTKMNKSRSLYDLQELLDTTIIASSGNLKGFEKYVDLALRCVEEEGVNRPSMGEVVKEIENIMQLAGLNPNSDSATSSRTYEDAIKGSGDPYGSESFQYSGNFPASKLEPQ; encoded by the exons ATGAGTTCAAGAACTGGAGCCTCTTTGCTCCtgatcttgtttttcttccaaatttgttCTGTTTCGGCACTCACGAATGGTTTAGACG CTTCTGCTTTAAATGCTCTGAAGAGTGAATGGACCACTCCTCCTGATGGTTGGGAAGGCTCTGATCCTTGTGGAACCAATTGGGTTGGAATTACATGTCAAAATGACCGCGTCGTTTCAAT ATCACTAGGTAACCTTGACTTGGAAGGAAAGCTTCCTGCCGATATATCGTTCTTGTCCGAGTTGCGGATCTT GGATTTGTCATACAATCCTAAATTGTCCGGACCGCTTCCACCAAACATCGGTAACCTTGGGAAGTTAAGGAACTT GATCCTTGTGGGATGTAGTTTCAGTGGTCAAATCCCTGAGTCCATTGGAACTCTAAAAGAACTTATATATCT CTCcctaaatttaaataaatttagtggAACAATTCCGCCTTCAATTGGCCTGTTATCAAAACTATATTGGTTTGATATAGCTGACAATCAGATTGAAGGAGAGCTTCCAGTTTCTAATGGGACTTCTGCACCTGGACTTGACATGCTTCTTCAAACTAAgcattt TCATTTTGGAAAAAACAAGCTTTCAGGCAATATCCCAAAAGAACTTTTCAGCTCAAACATGAGTTTAATACATGT CCTCTTCGATGGAAACCAATTCACGGGCGAAATTCCAGAGACCCTCAGTCTCGTTAAAACGTTGACGGTGTT ACGCCTTGATAGGAACAAACTCATTGGAGATATTCCTTCATATCTTAACAATCTCACAAATCTTAACGAACT GTACTTGGCCAACAACAGATTTACTGGTACTCTTCCAAATTTAACCAGCTTGACCAGTCTCTACACATT GGATGTGAGCAATAACACTTTGGATTTCTCACCCATTCCATCATGGATCTCTTCATTACCCTCCCTATCAACATT AAGGATGGAAGGGATCCAACTTAATGGTCCAATACCAATCTCATTTTTCAGCCCTCCTCAGTTGCAGACTGt TATCTTAAAGCGAAATAGTATAGTGGAAAGCTTAGACTTTGGTACAGACGTTAGCAGCCAGTTGGAGTTTGTGGATTTACAATACAATGAAATAACTGATTATAAACCATCAGCTAATAAAGTCCTCCAAGTAAT ATTGGCAAATAATCCAGTGTGTCTAGAGGCGGGAAACGGGCCGAGTTACTGTTCAGCAATCCAACACAATACCTCATTTTCTACACTCCCAACAAACTGTTCTCCATGCGAACCGGGCATGGAAGCGAGTCCCACGTGCCGCTGTGCGTATCCATTCATGGGAACACTCTACTTCCGGTCTCCTTCTTTCTCAGGGTTGTTCAACTCCACCAACTTCTCAATTCTACAGAAGGCAATCGCGGATTTCTTTAAGAAGTTCAATTATCCTGTAGACTCCGTTGGTGTTCGGAACATAAGAGAGAATCCAACTGATCATCAGCTTCTAATAGATCTATTGGTCTTTCCATTGGGAAGAGAGAGTTTTAATCAGACAGGAATGTCACTTGTTGGTTTTGCATTTAGCAACCAGACTTATAAGCCTCCTCCGATATTTGGCCCTTATATTTTCAAAGCTGATTTGTACAAACAGTTCTCTG ATGTAGAAGTTTCATCAAAGTCATCAAACAAAAGCATTCTCATTGGAGCAGTagttggtgttgttgttcttctacTATTGTTAACAATAGCTGGGATTTACGCTCTTaggcagaagaagagagctgAAAGAGCAACTGGTCAAAATAATCCTTTTG CTAAATGGGATACAAGTAAGAGTAGTATTGATGCTCCGCAGCTAATGGGAGCAAAAGCGTTTACTTTTGAGGAGCTGAAGAAATGCACTGACAACTTTTCAGAGGCAAATGATGTTGGCGGTGGAGGTTACGGCAAG GTTTATAGAGGGATTCTTCCTAATGGGCAACTCATAGCAATCAAAAGGGCTCAACAAGGATCTTTGCAAGGAGGGTTGGAGTTCAAAACTGAGATTGAGCTTCTCTCAAGGGTCCATCATAAGAATGTTGTCAGACTCTTGGGCTTCTGCTTTGACCGGAATGAACAAATGCTCGTATACGAGTACATTTCAAATGGGTCACTTAAAGACAGTCTGTCCG GGAAGAGTGGGATTCGATTGGATTGGACAAGAAGACTTAAAATAGCACTTGGTTCAGGCAAGGGCTTGGCTTATCTTCATGAACTTGCTGATCCTCCAATTATACATAGAgacatcaaatcaaataacatATTACTTGATGAAAATCTAACCGCAAAGGTTGCCGACTTCGGTCTCTCCAAACTTGTGGGAGACCCTGAGAAAACTCATGTCACAACACAAGTCAAAGGAACCATG GGCTACTTGGATCCAGAGTACTACATGACGAATCAATTAACGGAGAAGAGCGATGTGTATGGGTTTGGTGTGGTTTTACTCGAGCTATTAACCGGTAGAAGTCCGATAGAGAGAGGCAAATATGTGGTGAGAGAGGTGAAGACAAAGATGAATAAATCTCGGAGTTTGTATGACCTGCAGGAGTTGTTGGACACAACGATCATAGCAAGCAGTGGGAATCTAAAAGGGTTCGAGAAGTATGTAGACTTGGCTTTGAGATGTGTGGAGGAGGAAGGAGTTAATAGGCCATCAATGGGTGAGGTTGTGAAAGAGATTGAGAACATAATGCAGCTTGCGGGATTAAATCCTAACTCAGATTCAGCAACGAGTTCAAGAACGTATGAGGACGCAATCAAAGGATCTGGTGATCCTTATGGCAGTGAATCGTTTCAGTACAGTGGGAATTTTCCAGCTTCAAAGCTTGAGCCCCAATGA
- a CDS encoding Leucine-rich repeat protein kinase family protein (Leucine-rich repeat protein kinase family protein; FUNCTIONS IN: protein serine/threonine kinase activity, protein kinase activity, ATP binding; INVOLVED IN: transmembrane receptor protein tyrosine kinase signaling pathway, protein amino acid phosphorylation; LOCATED IN: endomembrane system; EXPRESSED IN: sperm cell, root; CONTAINS InterPro DOMAIN/s: Protein kinase, ATP binding site (InterPro:IPR017441), Protein kinase, catalytic domain (InterPro:IPR000719), Leucine-rich repeat-containing N-terminal domain, type 2 (InterPro:IPR013210), Leucine-rich repeat (InterPro:IPR001611), Serine-threonine/tyrosine-protein kinase (InterPro:IPR001245), Protein kinase-like domain (InterPro:IPR011009), Serine/threonine-protein kinase, active site (InterPro:IPR008271); BEST Arabidopsis thaliana protein match is: Leucine-rich repeat protein kinase family protein (TAIR:AT5G49760.1); Has 1807 Blast hits to 1807 proteins in 277 species: Archae - 0; Bacteria - 0; Metazoa - 736; Fungi - 347; Plants - 385; Viruses - 0; Other Eukaryotes - 339 (source: NCBI BLink).), with the protein MKMSSRIGLFKLLILLFFQIYSVYAFTDGSDFTALQALKNEWDTLSKSWKSSDPCGTEWVGITCNNDNRVVSISLTNRNLKGKLPTEISTLSELQTLDLTGNPELSGPLPANIGNLRKLTFLSLMGCAFNGPIPDSIGNLEQLTRLSLNLNKFSGTIPASMGRLSKLYWFDIADNQLEGKLPVSDGASLPGLDMLLQTGHFHFGNNKLSGEIPEKLFSSEMTLLHVLFDGNQFTGSIPESLGLVQNLTVLRLDRNRLSGDIPSSLNNLTNLQELHLSDNKFTGSLPNLTSLTSLYTLDVSNNPLALSPVPSWIPFLNSLSTLRLEDIQLDGPVPTSLFSPLQLQTVSLKHNLINTTLDLGTNYSKQLDFVDLRDNFITGYKSPANNPVNVMLADNQVCQDPANQLSGYCNAVQPNSTFSTLTKCGNHCGKGKEPNQGCHCVYPLTGVFTLRSPSFSGFSNNSNFLKFGESLMTFFKNGKYPVDSVAMRNISENPTDYHLLINLLIFPSGRDRFNQTEMDSINSAFTIQDYKPPPRFGPYIFVADQYKTFSDLEDSKTVSMKVIIGVVVGVVVLLLLLALAGIYALRQKKRAQRATDQMNPFAKWDAGKNEMDAPQLMGTKAFTFEELSKCTNNFSDANDVGGGGYGQVYKGTLPNGQVIAIKRAQQGSMQGAFEFKTEIELLSRVHHKNVVKLLGFCFDQKEQMLVYEYIPNGSLRDGLSGKNGVKLDWTRRLKIALGSGKGLAYLHELADPPIIHRDVKSNNILLDEHLTAKVADFGLSKLVGDPEKAHVTTQVKGTMGYLDPEYYMTNQLTEKSDVYGFGVVMLELLTGKSPIDRGSYVVKEVKKKMDKSRNLYDLQELLDTTIIQNSGNLKGFEKYVDVALQCVEPEGVNRPTMSEVVQELESILRLVGLNPNADSATYEEASGDPYGRDSFEYTGVFPTPKP; encoded by the exons atgaagatgagttCAAGAATTGGATTATTTAAGCTCTTGATCTTGCTTTTCTTCCAAATTTACTCTGTTTATGCGTTCACAGATGGTTCAGATT TTACTGCTTTACAAGCCCTGAAGAACGAATGGGACACGTTATCCAAGAGTTGGAAAAGCTCTGATCCTTGTGGAACCGAATGGGTTGGAATTACATGTAACAACGATAACCGTGTTGTTTCAAT ATCATTAACCAACCGTAACTTGAAAGGAAAGCTTCCTACCGAAATTTCGACATTGTCTGAATTGCAAACCTT GGATTTGACTGGCAATCCTGAATTGTCTGGACCGCTTCCAGCAAATATCGGTAACCTCAGGAAGTTGACTTTCTT gAGCCTTATGGGATGTGCTTTTAATGGTCCAATCCCTGATTCCATAGGGAATCTTGAACAACTTACAAGACT CTCTCtgaatttaaataaatttagtggAACAATTCCGGCTTCCATGGGACGGTTATCGAAACTATATTGGTTCGACATAGCTGACAATCAGTTAGAAGGAAAGCTTCCAGTTTCTGATGGGGCTTCTTTACCTGGACTTGACATGCTTCTTCAAACTGGgcattt TCATTTTGGTAATAACAAGCTTTCAGGCGAAATCCCAGAGAAGCTCTTTAGCTCAGAAATGACTTTGCTACATGT GCTGTTTGATGGAAACCAATTCACCGGTAGCATCCCAGAGAGCCTCGGCCTAGTTCAAAATTTGACTGTGTT ACGTCTTGATAGGAATAGACTAAGTGGAGACATTCCTTCAAGTCTTAATAATCTCACAAATCTTCAAGAACT GCATTTGTCCGACAACAAATTTACAGGTAGTCTTCCAAATTTGACCAGCTTGACCAGTCTCTACACATT GGATGTGAGCAATAACCCGTTGGCGTTATCACCGGTTCCATCATGGATCCCTTTCTTAAACTCTTTGTCAACATT AAGGTTGGAAGATATCCAACTTGATGGTCCAGTACCAACCTCCCTTTTTAGCCCTCTTCAATTGCAAACTGT TTCCCTAAAGCACAATCTTATAAACACAACATTGGACCTTGGTACCAACTATAGCAAACAATTGGATTTTGTGGATTTACGAGACAACTTCATAACTGGTTATAAATCACCAGCTAATAACCCCGTCAATGTAAT GTTGGCAGATAATCAAGTGTGCCAAGACCCGGCGAATCAGCTGAGTGGCTACTGCAATGCAGTCCAACCAAATTCCACATTTTCTACCCTAACAAAATGTGGTAATCATTGTGGTAAAGGTAAGGAACCGAATCAAGGCTGCCACTGTGTGTATCCACTTACAGGAGTATTCACCTTAAGGTCTCCTTCATTCTCCGGATTTTCAAACAACAGTAACTTCCTAAAGTTTGGGGAGAGTTTAATGACTTTCTTTAAGAATGGCAAGTATCCTGTAGACTCTGTGGCCATGAGAAACATAAGCGAGAATCCAACTGATTATCATCTTTTGATAAATCTCTTGATCTTTCCATCGGGACGCGACCGCTTTAATCAGACGGAAATGGACTCTATTAATTCTGCATTTACCATTCAGGATTATAAGCCTCCTCCAAGATTTGGTCCTTATATTTTCGTCGCCGATCAGTACAAAACATTCTCTG ATTTAGAAGATTCCAAGACAGTAAGTATGAAAGTTATAATTGGAGTAGTAGTTGGTGTTGTAGTTCTTCTGTTGCTGTTGGCTTTAGCTGGGATTTACGCTCTTagacagaagaagagagctcAGAGAGCAACTGATCAAATGAATCcttttg CCAAGTGGGATGCGGGGAAGAATGAAATGGATGCTCCACAACTAATGGGAACAAAAGCCTTTACTTTCGAAGAGCTTAGCAAATGTACTAACAACTTTTCAGATGCAAATGATGTTGGCGGTGGAGGTTATGGCCAG GTCTACAAAGGTACCCTTCCCAATGGGCAAGTCATAGCAATCAAAAGAGCTCAACAAGGATCCATGCAAGGAGCGTTCGAGTTTAAGACCGAGATTGAGCTTCTTTCAAGGGTCCATCATAAAAATGTTGTTAAGCTTTTGGGCTTCtgttttgatcaaaaagaaCAAATGCTCGTATACGAGTACATACCTAATGGGTCCCTTAGAGACGGTCTATCAG GGAAGAATGGGGTTAAACTGGATTGGACAAGAAGGCTCAAAATAGCACTTGGCTCAGGGAAGGGTCTAGCTTATCTTCATGAGCTTGCTGATCCTCCAATTATACATAGAGACGTCAAATCAAATAACATATTACTTGATGAACATCTAACCGCAAAGGTTGCTGATTTCGGTCTCTCCAAACTTGTGGGGGACCCTGAAAAAGCTCATGTCACAACACAAGTGAAAGGAACCATG GGCTATCTTGATCCTGAGTACTACATGACGAATCAATTGACGGAGAAGAGCGATGTGTATGGGTTTGGTGTGGTGATGCTTGAGTTATTAACCGGTAAAAGTCCGATAGATAGAGGCAGCTATGTTGTGAAAgaggtaaagaagaagatggataaATCGAGGAACTTGTATGACTTACAAGAATTGTTGGACACGACAATTATCCAAAACAGCGGGAATTTGAAAGGGTTCGAGAAGTATGTAGATGTGGCTCTACAATGCGTGGAGCCAGAGGGAGTTAATAGGCCAACAATGAGTGAGGTGGTGCAAGAACTTGAGAGCATATTGCGGCTTGTTGGATTAAACCCTAACGCCGATTCAGCAACATACGAGGAAGCATCTGGTGATCCTTATGGTAGGGATTCGTTTGAGTACACTGGGGTTTTCCCAACTCCAAAACCCTAA